The following proteins are co-located in the Argopecten irradians isolate NY chromosome 9, Ai_NY, whole genome shotgun sequence genome:
- the LOC138331770 gene encoding uncharacterized protein isoform X2 yields the protein MIRIPDRVPKQEKIEKIHKIVDSLGLKKCLHTTIGDIFNRGLSGGEKKRANIGCELLTDPDILLIDEPTSGLDSSTALSLMLQLKNYATEYNKTIVATIHQPSSQIFHMFSSLLLLVDGEMAYFGKASMVIDHFAKLGIVCSQHYNPADFLLEVLKKDVTSKTNDVDKDNTTSLPMSNQHMSTGHLNGSANTETKRPAGSGDVELVIVKPLSDHTLKDWNCNVEVETNRRWPTSFWTQFKMLNWRSYKQSKGRIFHKFDIIQAACIATVASILYFQIDSTVKTVRDRMGLVSISLTYWSFQMLITTLLGFTGERAVVSKDRTAGAYRLSAYYLAKITSELPLLISVPFLFNTIVYWMAGLGGVDIYFAYLGIGTLNCLMIQSLAHNLGVLIPDLKLSMMTGNVIILSGLLLGGFSNINPPEWLRWAKYVVLVHYPYSASMTCVLNSMDNVWCNQTTVDVFSQCENNTSAILSSRDILLGIGVELPIYCYLATIVLLTLIFYTFGYYSLKLKRV from the exons ATGATACGAATACCTGACCGAGTACCTAAACAAGAGAAGATCgagaaaattcataaaattgtgGACTCCCTGGGGCTTAAAAAATGCCTACACACAA CAATTGGTGACATCTTCAACCGAGGTTTATCTGGGGGTGAGAAGAAAAGGGCAAACATTGGCTGTGAACTTCTTACTGATCCGGACATACTTCTTATAGAC GAGCCGACCTCTGGACTAGACTCCAGCACAGCCCTCTCCCTGATGCTACAGCTGAAGAACTACGCCACGGAGTACAACAAAACTATAGTAGCTACCATACACCAGCCGTCCAGTCAGATCTTCCACATGTTTTCATCTTTACTACTGCTAGTTGATGGGGAG ATGGCATACTTCGGGAAGGCCAGTATGGTGATAGACCATTTCGCTAAGCTTGGAATTGTGTGTAGTCAACATTATAACCCCGCAGACTTTCTCT TGGAAGTGTTAAAGAAAGACGTGACGTCTAAAACGAATGACGTCGACAAAGATAACACCACAAG TTTACCAATGTCAAATCAACATATGTCAACTGGACACTTGAATGGTTCAGCAAATACAGAAACCAAAAGGCCGGCGGGGTCTGGAGATGTAGAGCTCGTCATTG TGAAACCGCTCTCTGATCACACTTTGAAAGACTGGAATTGCAACGTTGAAGTGGAGACAAATCGTCGCTGGCCTACTTCGTTTTGGACCCAGTTTAAAATGCTCAACTGGAGATCGTACAAACAATCAAAAGGACGAATATTTCACAAGTTTGACATCATACAAGCCGCTTGTATTGCTACTGTGGCCAGCATTCTCTACTTCCAAATCGACAGTACTGTCAAAACTGTCCGAGATCGAATGGGtttg GTATCCATTTCACTGACATATTGGTCGTTTCAAATGTTAATCACTACTCTTTTAGGAT TTACCGGTGAACGGGCTGTCGTTAGCAAGGACCGGACCGCCGGGGCATATCGCCTGTCTGCCTATTACCTCGCCAAGATAACTAGCGAGCTACCACTCCTTATATCGGTTCCGTTCCTATTTAACACCATTGTTTACTGGATGGCAGGACTAGGAGGGGTGGACATCTACTTCGCCTACCTGGGGATAGGAACGCTTAATTGTCTAATGATACAG AGCCTTGCCCACAATCTTGGAGTACTGATCCCAGACCTCAAACTGAGTATGATGACAGGAAACGTGATCATTCTGAGTGGGCTGTTACTAG GAGGCTTTTCCAACATCAATCCACCAGAATGGCTACGATGGGCGAAATACGTAGTACTTGTTCATTACCCTTACTCGGCATCCATGACGTGTGTACTTAACAGCATGGATAATGTATG GTGTAACCAGACCACTGTGGACGTCTTCTCTCAGTGTGAAAACAACACGTCGGCCATATTGTCATCACGTGACATCCTGTTGGGCATCGGAGTAGAGCTCCCTATATACTGTTACCTAGCAACCATTGTCTTACTGACTctgatattttatacatttggTTATTATTCGTTAAAATTGAAAAGGGTATGA
- the LOC138331773 gene encoding uncharacterized protein, which translates to MELDSERSKVDLNKVTDNLNVEYQDAFHESVKTKFSLPRTTGIYGRQKQDSMLKSNLKAFAKGIRKLHGASHHQILLFVGNGVDEDNTWRVHTEVVERCDVKKAIEKRKELGLLELPECRSPCISVMRIKQIRVSLSSSGPLMLCQNSPKDPIVINIVHHGDKFVSFPVKRNNKDKMATVYFKGKSTGEKLHTAHFDPRQMSRYQIYSRPAPPTPPAFIGKTALPGTFPGFWKDSNLMILAKQISADEMLELSFHLGVTRESFYDFKHLFSDIEVNMRVFDDWMCGLSCSDDEKVSILCAAMKEANLNRIASIVKQTFERKRTLSSADFQH; encoded by the exons ATGGAG cTGGACAGTGAGAGGAGTAAAGTTGATTTAAATAAAGTGACTGACAACCTAAACGTCGAGTATCAAGACGCTTTTCACGAATCTGTAAAGACGAAGTTCTCACTACCAAGGACAACCGGGATATATGGCAGACAGAAGCAGGACAGCATGCTGAAAAGTAATTTAAAGGCATTTGCAAAGGGAATACGAAAACTTCATGGAGCAAGCCATCATCAAATCCTTCTTTTCGTAGGCAACGGGGTGGATGAGGACAACACGTGGAGAGTACATACAGAAGTCGTAGAGCGATGTGATGTGAAAAAGGCAATCGAAAAACGAAAAGAGTTAGGTCTTCTGGAACTGCCAGAGTGTAGGTCACCATGTATAAGTGTTATGCGCATTAAACAAATCAGAGTAAGTCTTAGTTCAAGTGGACCTCTGATGTTGTGTCAGAATAGTCCAAAGGATCCAATCGTCATTAATATTGTACATCATGGTGATAAGTTTGTCTCTTTTCCAGTAAAGAGAAATAACAAGGACAAAATGGCCACAGTTTACTTCAAAGGTAAATCCACTGGCGAAAAACTTCATACCGCTCACTTTGATCCAAGACAAATGAGCAGATATCAGATTTACTCGAGACCAGCTCCGCCGACTCCGCCTGCTTTTATAGGAAAGACAGCTTTGCCAGGTACTTTTCCAG GTTTTTGGAAGGACAGTAATCTGATGATCCTAGCAAAGCAGATCTCTGCAGATGAAATGTTGGAGTTGTCTTTTCACCTAGGAGTAACAAGAGaatcattttatgattttaagcACTTATTTTCCGACATTGAAGTCAACATGAGAGTGTTTGATGACTGGATGTGTGGTCTGTCCTGTTCAGACGACGAGAAAGTATCTATATTGTGTGCAGCAATGAAAGAGGCAAATTTGAACAGAATTGCGAGCATAGTTAAGCAAACGTTCGAAAGGAAGCGCACATTGTCAAGTGCTGACTTTCAACATTAG